From Bufo gargarizans isolate SCDJY-AF-19 chromosome 10, ASM1485885v1, whole genome shotgun sequence, the proteins below share one genomic window:
- the LOC122920114 gene encoding WD repeat-containing protein 88-like: MPLQEKGSLLETKPSDEETVWHSERLSQVPFRILKGHRGAVTSCHFCLEDTKILTGSYDGTAKLWDFSTCSPVCEFKDEHTGPISECRPAGDNKRMVTSSYDKTVKLWDMQTGKVLWSVSLDGLVTSCNVSGDGKHVVCAVDVDNAICIIDCATASKVMYVKDHHTSTITRCCFDPESLRICSVSSDRSVKLWDVTAKRATIQIQRAHSNVISDCGFSANGRSLCTASWDKGLRIWDVNTGEFRHRGADNLLSAHTGSVSSCAFSQDASVLLSGGYDRTIVLWDVPSKCKKLVLKGHTDWVLDVALSASKKWILSSSKDSTLRLWSIENYQEIPAVIENKKAIGPRLSQCEECEKPFPVMHWDNANVITKCVFCRLSTPSNSVPSLPTVPQTLCAM, encoded by the exons ATGCCGCTGCAAGAGAAGGGGAGCCTCCTGGAGACGAAACCCAGCGATGAGGAGACCGTGTGGCACAGTGAGAGACTGTCCCAG gttcCTTTCAGAATCTTAAAGGGACACCGAGGGGCTGTGACTTCTTGTCATTTCTGTCTTGAGGATACAAAAATCCTAACAGGTTCTTACGATGGAACCGCAAAACTGTGG GATTTCTCTACCTGTTCCCCAGTCTGTGAGTTTAAAGATGAGCACACTGGTCCTATCTCCGAGTGCCGCCCAGCAGGCGACAACAAGAG gatggtgacatcatcatatgACAAAACTGTGAAGCTTTGGGATATGCAGACCGGGAAAGTCCTG TGGTCGGTGAGCCTGGACGGCCTGGTGACATCATGCAATGTTTCAGGAGATGGAAAGCACGTAGTATGTGCCGTGGACGTGGACAATGCCATCTGTATCATTGATTGTGCAACAGCTTCCAAAGTGATGTATGTTAAAG ACCATCACACGTCCACCATAACAAGATGCTGTTTTGATCCAGAAAGTCTGAGAATTTGTTCAGTGTCATCTGACAGATCCGTGAAATTGTGGGACGTAACTGCAAAACGTGCAACTATCCAAATACAACG agcACACAGCAATGTTATTTCGGACTGCGGCTTCAGTGCCAATGGCCGCTCCTTGTGCACAGCGTCTTGGGACAAAGGTTTGAGAATCTGGGATGTTAACACTGGAGAGTTTCGCCACCGCGGAGCGGATAATCTCCTCAGCGCCCACACGGGATCGGTCAGCTCCTGCGCGTTCTCTCAGGATG CTTCTGTCCTTTTATCTGGAGGATACGATAGAACAATAGTCCTCTGGGACGTGCCCTCCAAGTGCAAGAAGCTTGTGCTAAAG GGTCACACTGATTGGGTCCTGGACGTTGCACTGAGCGCCAGTAAGAAGTGGATTCTTTCTTCTTCAAAG GACTCTACATTACGGCTGTGGAGCATAGAGAATTATCAGGAAATTCCCGCTGTCATCGAGAACAAGAAAGCAATTGGCCCTCGGCTGTCTCAG TGTGAAGAATGTGAGAAGCCATTTCCTGTCATGCATTGGGACAACGCAAACGTAATCACCAAATGCGTCTTCTGTCGCCTGTCCACCCCGTCCAATAGTGTGCCCTCCTTACCCACCGTGCCCCAGACCTTGTGTGCCATGTGA
- the LOC122920113 gene encoding uncharacterized protein LOC122920113: protein MLPRKKTSWVCVALWTLALVLISPRVESVKDIEDVPEGFQHLENYRVVFSGTEERNEDLRAWNQLLRTWKETSNSRDSKEKNQVVSKTMNGYDKEVAKEISETGIDQQIIVRIGSDETVQNAGDYLFNKKTNTNRPKVLLEFVVKSGQFKLVKLEGTDTVHITENTKISVVGHGGQREGRVSVGGETSEQLAKVILKLREPSSPVHWPSGLHKVEEISIVSCDVGAGEEGKTFAKDFLLGLDNARLSVGSLSVRTTKTIVQEDGSKVTVDFDDPEHWGKHIPDHKRKFYLGKNKDLIEVSNTKERSPEWIESQSIVNELDPLAPRTMDNNPLYYYDNGVLYHIEDEHIGQGIDETVRGLFNTEGQRVDTQSLDVYYKRNIDSDIVHETNIQVQVVDGLESLKNNIQDIIDSSNDIRRQKLIDKANVLRRNGITADNNMNLKETWKVLSNLRNNRQIRLIYNDIQNTLENTFKYYRFKDYIYRINLKDFYVTLYGTTDENLLEDSDKSVEFCDLRNKDHVAYPDMKDMINTRSFTSMAQKWVMNNHNNIGEINGYDGIAVLATHISEAVRNPKMFMINRLLWDVEASWGQFRYRNPMTRGDTWKGNHAAIGLSYETADHDMNEQVARETTIAMKLWLTRKYREMYYDYKPERLPEPIEISSDEAKVNIRRECERLPLYDPIIDVNCRKRPGQLSEDLPSYFHDLEERARGKSLETELHLKIMEDKQQLVETLSNKIKEQVSEDFAKNWRVKSIENYESGTKAVVEDIKNPSVTLDLFLPGEIRSLRSEEVLHSYFNDISGYNKVNHGLAIYGTLMGFQGANQMFAEGRKWEGGVMLAQGVHGVTEMTGINSAVNKIAGNIAQKSISQISTGLEEASAVKFTSALAEAGELAKAVPILSLGFTVFNIYEDLHQGTTTGIVDAALDGAIFITALAGPEMLPVTVVLSIVRLAIDPMYNEIKHELDALPPDASVGDKFVAVVKGIGLALRDIGNSFVQIWEQISIPGVIYNVYNLEQEHKRSMDIIHNLQTAENYYKILDESDGDVCHKRIDFTQGEKSAYGGKLHVELTDHSSVIITLTDPLTSNRIVKEIPFEKDCELVDLVMGIGEGVNIKLTQKTATLLWFIPVKTKDVISS, encoded by the coding sequence GTGGTGTCCAAAACTATGAATGGATATGACAAGGAAGTGGCAAAAGAAATATCAGAGACAGGAATAGACCAACAAATAATTGTCCGAATTGGGTCTGATGAAACTGTACAAAATGCTGGAGACTACTTGTTCAACAAGAAGACAAATACAAATCGTCCTAAAGTCTTACTGGAGTTTGTTGTAAAATCAGGACAATTCAAACTGGTAAAACTGGAAGGAACTGACACAGTACATATAACTGAAAATACCAAAATCTCTGTGGTTGGACATGGAGGTCAGAGAGAGGGTCGAGTGTCTGTGGGTGGGGAAACATCAGAACAATTGGCAAAAGTTATCCTAAAGCTTCGAGAACCCTCATCCCCAGTTCACTGGCCATCTGGTTTACACAAAGTAGAAGAAATCAGCATAGTCTCTTGTGATGTTGGTGCAGGAGAAGAAGGTAAAACCTTTGCCAAAGACTTTTTATTAGGCCTGGATAATGCAAGATTATCTGTGGGTTCACTCTCTGTTCGCACAACAAAGACCATAGTGCAGGAAGATGGGAGCAAAGTGACTGTTGATTTTGATGATCCAGAGCATTGGGGCAAACATATCCCCGATCACAAGCGTAAATTCTATTTAGGTAAGAATAAGGATCTCATAGAAGTGAGCAACACAAAGGAAAGAAGTCCAGAATGGATAGAAAGTCAGAGCATAGTCAATGAACTTGATCCTCTAGCTCCTAGGACTATGGACAACAACCCACTATACTACTATGACAATGGGGTTCTCTACCATATTGAAGATGAACATATTGGTCAAGGAATCGATGAGACTGTTAGAGGATTGTTTAACACAGAAGGTCAACGTGTCGACACTCAGTCTTTAGATGTATATTATAAAAGAAATATTGATTCAGATATAGTGCATGAAACAAACATCCAGGTCCAAGTTGTAGATGGACTAGAGAGTCTAAAAAATAATATCCAAGACATCATAGACAGTTCTAATGACATAAGAAGGCAAAAGCTGATAGATAAAGCTAATGTACTGAGAAGGAATGGAATTACAGCTGACAATAATATGAATCTGAAAGAAACATGGAAAGTTCTCTCAAATCTAAggaataacagacaaattagactAATTTATAATGACATTCAAAACACTTTGGAAAACACATTTAAATACTATCGCTTTAAGGACTACATCTACCGCATCAACCTAAAAGACTTTTATGTTACCTTATATGGAACAACTGATGAAAATCTGTTAGAAGACTCGGATAAATCTGTTGAGTTTTGTGACCTTAGAAATAAAGATCATGTAGCATATCCTGACATGAAAGATATGATAAATACTAGATCATTTACAAGCATGGCACAAAAATGGGTAATGAACAACCACAACAATATAGGTGAAATAAATGGATATGACGGGATAGCTGTCCTCGCCACTCATATTTCTGAGGCTGTTCGGAATCCCAAAATGTTTATGATAAATCGCCTCCTGTGGGATGTGGAAGCATCGTGGGGACAGTTTCGTTACAGAAACCCCATGACAAGAGGAGATACGTGGAAAGGAAACCATGCAGCTATAGGCCTGAGTTATGAGACCGCTGATCATGACATGAATGAACAAGTTGCACGGGAAACTACAATTGCTATGAAGCTTTGGCTAACCAGAAAATACAGAGAAATGTATTATGACTACAAACCTGAACGTCTACCAGAACCAATAGAAATTTCATCAGATGAGGCCAAAGTAAACATTAGACGTGAATGTGAAAGGCTTCCTCTATATGATCCAATAATTGATGTGAACTGCAGAAAGCGTCCAGGGCAATTATCTGAAGATCTTCCAAGTTATTTTCACGACCTGGAAGAGCGAGCAAGAGGAAAGAGCTTAGAGACagaattacatttaaaaattatGGAGGACAAACAGCAACTGGTGGAGACGTTGTCCAATAAAATAAAGGAACAAGTCTCTGAAGACTTTGCTAAGAATTGGAGAGTTAAGTCAATAGAGAATTATGAAAGTGGCACTAAAGCAGTAGTAGAAGATATAAAAAATCCTTCAGTGACATTAGATCTTTTTCTCCCTGGTGAAATCAGATCATTAAGGTCAGAAGAAGTCTTACATTCCTATTTCAATGATATTTCCGGTTACAATAAAGTCAATCATGGACTTGCAATCTATGGGACCCTAATGGGATTTCAAGGAGCCAATCAGATGTTTGCTGAAGGACGAAAGTGGGAAGGAGGAGTGATGCTGGCCCAGGGCGTTCATGGAGTAACAGAGATGACTGGTATAAATTCAGCAGTTAATAAAATTGCTGGAAATATTGCACAGAAATCCATCTCCCAGATATCTACCGGGCTTGAGGAAGCTTCAGCAGTAAAGTTCACAAGCGCTCTGGCTGAAGCTGGTGAATTAGCTAAAGCAGTCCCAATTCTATCATTAGGATTCACTGTGTTTAATATATATGAGGATCTCCACCAGGGCACTACAACTGGGATAGTAGATGCTGCTCTTGATGGTGCAATATTTATAACCGCTCTGGCCGGTCCTGAAATGCTTCCAGTCACTGTGGTCTTGAGTATTGTCCGTCTAGCTATTGACCCAATGTACAATGAAATAAAACATGAATTGGACGCTTTACCCCCTGATGCCAGTGTAGGCGACAAGTTTGTGGCTGTGGTCAAGGGAATTGGATTAGCCCTAAGAGACATAGGGAATAGCTTTGTACAAATATGGGAACAAATAAGTATACCAGGTGTAATTTATAATGTGTATAACCTTGAACAAGAGCACAAAAGGTCCATGGACATCATACACAACTTGCAAACAGCTGAGAACTACTACAAAATCTTAGATGAAAGCGATGGAGACGTGTGTCACAAAAGGATAGACTTCACTCAAGGGGAGAAATCTGCCTATGGAGGAAAGTTACACGTTGAGTTAACAGACCACAGTTCAGTGATCATTACATTAACCGATCCTCTTACGTCCAACAGAATTGTGAAGGAGATTCCCTTTGAAAAGGACTGTGAGTTGGTGGATCTAGTTATGGGGATTGGAGAAGGTGTGAATATTAAACTGACACAGAAAACGGCCACCTTGCTATGGTTCATTCCCGTGAAAACAAAAGATGTTATTTCTTCTTGA